A genomic window from Cricetulus griseus strain 17A/GY chromosome 4, alternate assembly CriGri-PICRH-1.0, whole genome shotgun sequence includes:
- the Crybb2 gene encoding beta-crystallin B2, with protein MASDHQTQAGKPQPLNPKIIIFEQENFQGHSHELSGPCPNLKETGMEKAGSVLVQAGPWVGYEQANCKGEQFVFEKGEYPRWDSWTSSRRTDSLSSLRPIKVDSQEHKIILYENPNFTGKKMEIVDDDVPSFHAHGYQEKVSSVRVQSGTWVGYQYPGYRGLQYLLEKGDYKDNSDFGAPHPQVQSVRRIRDMQWHQRGAFHPSS; from the exons ATGGCCTCAGACCACCAGACACAGGCGGGCAAGCCCCAGCCCCTCAATCCCAAG ATCATCATCTTTGAACAGGAGAACTTCCAGGGCCACTCTCATGAGCTCAGCGGACCCTGCCCCAACCTGAAGGAGACTGGCATGGAGAAGGCAGGTTCTGTCCTGGTGCAGGCTGGACC TTGGGTGGGCTATGAACAGGCCAATTGCAAGGGCGAGCAGTTTGTGTTTGAAAAGGGCGAATACCCACGCTGGGACTCCTGGACCAGCAGCCGGAGGACAGACTCCCTGAGCTCTCTGAGGCCCATCAAAGTG GACAGCCAAGAGCACAAGATCATCCTGTATGAGAACCCCAATTTTACCGGTAAGAAGATGGAGATTGTAGATGATGATGTCCCCAGCTTCCACGCCCATGGGTACCAGGAGAAGGTGTCTTCCGTGCGGGTGCAGAGCGGCAC GTGGGTTGGGTACCAGTACCCCGGCTACCGTGGGCTGCAGTACCTGCTGGAGAAGGGGGATTACAAGGACAACAGCGACTTTGGGGCCCCTCACCCCCAAGTGCAGTCTGTGCGTCGCATCCGTGACATGCAGTGGCACCAGAGAGGTGCCTTCCACCCCTCCAGCTAG